Genomic window (Streptosporangium brasiliense):
GCGCGAGCTCGACGCCTTCGTGCGGGGCGTGAAGGGCGGCGATTTCGATGATCTGATCATCTCAATTGATTGAAGAATGAAATTCCATGTGGCCGGGAAGATATGACCGGAGTACGGTGAAGGCTCGCGACGGCCACAAAGAGTGGGCGGGGGCTCGCGTTCCGCGCTCGAAGGAATGTAAATGATCACACCTCACGCCGGAGGCGAGCCGGTCCCCCCGACCCCCATGGCCATGCCCCGGGGGAGTTCGACGGTGCTGAGGATCGTGCTGGGCGCGCAGCTCCGGCGGCTCCGCGAGCAGCGTCACATCACCCTGGAGGAGGCCGGCCACGCCATCCGCGCCTCCCACTCGAAGATCAGCCGGATGGAGCTGGGCAGGGTCAGCTTCCGGATCAGGGACGTGGCCGACCTGCTGACGCTGTACGGCGTCTCGGACGAGGACGACCGGCAGGCGCTGCTGGCCCTCGTCGGGCGGGCCAACGTCACCGGGTGGTGGCACAACTACAACGACGTCCTGCCGAGCTGGTTCGAGACGTACGTGGGCCTGGAGGAGTCGGCCACCGGCATCCGCAACTACGAGGTCCAGTTCGTCCCCGGCCTGCTCCAGAGCGAGGGCTACGCGCGGGCCGTCATCCGGCTGGGGTTCCCGGCCGCCTCCGAGGAGGAGCTGGAGCGCCGCCTGCGGCTGCGCCTGGCCCGCCAGCGGCTGCTGCGCAGCGCCGAGCCGCCCCATCTGTGGGCGGTGCTCGACGAGGCGGTGCTGCGCCGGCCCCTGGGCGGGGCCGAGGTGATGCGCGGCCAGATCGACCACATCCTCCAGGCGCTCGAACTGCCCAACGTGACCGTCCAGATCGTGCCCTTCAGCGTCGGCGGCCACGCCGCGGCCGGCGGGCCCTTCAGCATCCTGCGCTTCTCCCAGCCCGACCTGCCCGACGTGGTCTACATGGAGCAGCTCACCAGCGCCGTATACCTCGAAAAGCGCGACGACGTGGACCGCTACCTCGAGGTGATGGAGCGCCTGTGCATCGAGGCCGAGCCGGCCTCGCGCACGCGGGAGATTCTCGCCCGGATCCGCGAAGAGCTGTAGGAGCGGCCACAGAACGGCCGGGCAGGCAACCGTCCCGGCCCGCCGTACGAAGATGGTCAGATGAGATGTCTCGTGACCGGAGCGACGGGATACATCGGCGGACGGCTCGTGCCCGAACTGCTCGACGCGGGCCACGACGTGCGGTGCATGGTGCGCTCGGCCGGCCGCCTGCGCGACCAGCCGTGGGTCTCCCGCGTGGAGACCGCCGAGGCCGACGCGGCCGACGCCGCCCGGACGAGGGAGGCGCTCGGCGGCGTCGACGTCGCCTACTACCTCATCCACACGATGGGCGGGGGACGGGGCTTCGCCGCGGCCGACCGCCGCGCGGCCGCCACGTTCGCCGCCGCGGCCCGGGAGGCGGGGGTGCGCCGCATCGTCTACCTGGGCGGCCTCGCCCCGGACGAGGACCTGTCGCCCCACATGCGCTCCCGCGCCGAGGTGGGGGAGACCTTCCTGCGTTCCGGGGTGCCGGCCGTGGTGCTGCGGGCGGCCGTCATCATCGGATCGGGCTCGGCCTCCTTCGAGATGCTGCGCTACCTCACCGAGCGGCTGCCGGTGATGACGACGCCGCGGTGGGTGCGCACCAGGACGCAGCCCGTCGCGATCC
Coding sequences:
- a CDS encoding helix-turn-helix domain-containing protein yields the protein MITPHAGGEPVPPTPMAMPRGSSTVLRIVLGAQLRRLREQRHITLEEAGHAIRASHSKISRMELGRVSFRIRDVADLLTLYGVSDEDDRQALLALVGRANVTGWWHNYNDVLPSWFETYVGLEESATGIRNYEVQFVPGLLQSEGYARAVIRLGFPAASEEELERRLRLRLARQRLLRSAEPPHLWAVLDEAVLRRPLGGAEVMRGQIDHILQALELPNVTVQIVPFSVGGHAAAGGPFSILRFSQPDLPDVVYMEQLTSAVYLEKRDDVDRYLEVMERLCIEAEPASRTREILARIREEL